tttcattgtgactttttcctcaatttttgtTAAACGTTATGATTAATTGTCTAAttgtttttcatcaaaaatgttaaattaaaaaaaaatcaaataatggttgaaaaatattttttggaacttttttttataaaactttttaatgaaagttgACTAAAAgccttaattaaataattttaaaaattaaatgactgaaatgaatttcggtaagtttatacatttttaggttttttattttattttattttttatttagctttCAAATAAGGTGGCATATTTTAGACCTTTGATTTATTTATGCGGACacttttcattttcacattaaaCGGGGAGATCCAAAATTATATTGGGGAGCGTGCTGTTAGAGATAAGAGTCGACGTGTACACGGAAGGTGGGTAACAATGTAATTTCAAAAAGCCAAACACGGGTTGTACTGGAAGCCACTACTTGAATGCTTATatatagagaggaaggaaggcTGTGTATTCTTCAGATAAAGATCATctagaaaagaaagatataataGCAACAAGAAGAAACAATGGCAGGAATTATGCACAAGATCGAAGAAACCCTTCACATCGGAGGAGGAggccaaaagaaagaagagcaGCAAAAGGGAGAACAACACCATGTAGTAGCAGGAAGTGATCAGCACAAGGGAGATCAGCAGCACTACGGTGGTGAGCACAAGCCTGAACACAAGGAAGGGGCTGTAGATAAAATCAAGGACAAGATCCATGGTGAGGGCCAGGGCAAGCCAGAggaggggaagaagaagaagaagaaggagaagaaacaTGATGGCCACGACAGCAGCAGCAGCGACAGTGATTAGATCACTTTGCTCATGAAACATCGATATTATGTCATCCAGATCTAatctttttagttattttatttatgtaccAGAAATATGAGGTTTTATACAAGTACGTACGTAACAAACATTTGTGTGAGACGTGCTACCTAGATCATCCGATCGTTAAACTTTGtgtgagttttattttgttgaaaaatccgtgcgattttatatatataagtataaataaatttgtgatctctttttttggttatatttgaaatttttctttatgACTTTATATACCCTTGAATAATTTTTAGATCTGTTGCTTCAGTTAGTTCCGGTAAAATTGCTGTTGGTTGAATTTGAATTAATGGTTGAATCTGAACCGATGATAAATATAGCAGAGGCCAAAGGTTGAaatactctttaaaaaaaaaaaaaaaaaaaaaaaaagttatcaccAAGCTAACAGACACAGAGGCTgtaaactctttaaaaaaaaaaaaaattctggatcTTCGTacttataatataattttatatatgatatatatatatttttggtagtTTATATATGTGATCTGATATCATAATTTATGGGGATATTTTCTTTgagtcttttgggttaatattgtaaaattcaaagtttatttgCGTTATACCAACTGTTCAAAGATAATTGGGAATctgaggagagagactgaatttcggcaatgacaTTGTCGAAATTCAGtcaaaaagtaggagagagaatgacgaaagaggagagagaaaatctttgaatttcggcaatggcattgccgaaatttTACTGCCCAATTTTTCCAGTCCTGTGCGTTCGAGTGTGCCCGAATGTGGAgtgctcttaaaataaaaaaaagcaatgaCGGCAATGTCATTGTCGAAATaggggaataaatttttttttttaacaattgtgATAATGACATTGccgaaaatgaaaaaaaaaaaaatggttttgaaATCTCTAGAAGAGTAAAAAACAGATTtcatgtccataatatttttacaataaatcacatataattagttattattagttaaaaaaattggtgACAACTAATTGTGGTAATGGCATTgtcgaaataggaaaaaaaaattgtggcaatatcattgccgaaatagtgaaaaaaataaaaatgacaaacgacttgaaacaattacattgccgaaatagggagaaaaaaattggaaataccattgcccaaaaaatattttcccctatttcggcaacaTTACCgtaaatggaaaaaagaaaaaaaagaaaacggcaatgggattgccgaaataggggggaaaaatttttccccctatttcggcaataccgTTGCcgtaattgtgaaaaaaaaaaaaaaaaaaagagaaaagaaaagaagaaaacggcaatgggattgccgaaataggggggaaattttttttttcctatttcggcaatgccattgccacaattagttgtcaccaatttttttaactaataataactaattatatgtgatttattgtaaaaatattgtagacatgaAATCTGTTTTTTACTCTTCTAGAGATTTcgaaaccactttttttttccattttcagcAATGCCATTAtcacaattgctaaaaaaaaaaattattcccctATTTCGACAATGACATTGCTGTcattgctattttttattttaagagcacTCCACACTCGGGCACACTCAGACGCACAGGACTGGGAAAATTGGGCAATggaatttcggcaataccattgccgaaattcaaagattttctctctcctctttcttcattctctctcctactttttggctgaatttcggcaattCCATTGCtgaaattcagtctctctcctcatATTCCCAATTATCTTTAAACAGTTGGTATAACGcaaataaactttgaattttataatattaacccaaaagactcATTTTCTTTGGCATTTTTAGAAATCAGGATGGATTAATTAACCTTGATttgtcttctcaaaaaaaaactttcattaatcTTTATcttggttcttttattttttttatttttcatttctccTGACCCTGTGGTTTGTCTACTTTCGATAAAATCTAATTTGGTAAAGTATTCTATCGGTGGTGTTGCAGGTGTACGGTACTGGGTCATTGAAAGAGCAATGCATCGAGCAATTATAAGATTCACATTATGAATAAGTAATACaatctataattttattaaaaaattttcacataaaattgttagttagaaaatatttttaaacagaaattaattattgactcggtaattttaaacaagtgaaagttttttagtggaatggtggataAGTGACGTGGTTTATCATTCTACTAAAAATTCACTTTGATAGAAATTTGttttaaacataaattaattattgaCTCGGTggaaaatttttagtaaaatattagATAAATGATGTGGTCCATGAAAAGACTATAATTTCTCTAATCTAACTATGATCTTTTTACTAAAAACTTGAGAGgaattaaaaaaacccaaaaaaaaaaaaaaaaaaaaaaagctttaaatcATTTGCCTTTGTGTGTGTAgtagctagctagctagctagctcTACTTACGACTTACGTACGAGTGATGTTATATGTAGGGCAAGCTCTGAATTAATGTAACACCCGTATTTACAATATGGGGCTATGGCATGATAATAAGGATGACAATACAATGTTTATCTTTTGGTGACTAAActatatgttttattatttgagcaaaatatatatgaatgttCTCTTTTGCCCAATGGCTCTTTTTCTCTTAACAATATGAGTTATTTACTAACTAAATTAAGGAGCTTG
The DNA window shown above is from Quercus lobata isolate SW786 chromosome 7, ValleyOak3.0 Primary Assembly, whole genome shotgun sequence and carries:
- the LOC115953328 gene encoding protein SRC1 yields the protein MAGIMHKIEETLHIGGGGQKKEEQQKGEQHHVVAGSDQHKGDQQHYGGEHKPEHKEGAVDKIKDKIHGEGQGKPEEGKKKKKKEKKHDGHDSSSSDSD